One window from the genome of Oryza glaberrima chromosome 3, OglaRS2, whole genome shotgun sequence encodes:
- the LOC127768610 gene encoding 60S ribosomal protein L13-2 — MVKHNNVIPNGHFKKHWQNYVKTWFNQPARKQRRRIARQKKAVKIFPRPTSGPLRPIVQCQTLKYNMKSRAGRGFTLEELKAAGIPKKYAPTIGISVDHRRKNRSLEGLQANVQRLKTYKAKLVIFPRRARKVKAGDSTAEELATATQVQGDYMPIARGEKRSVEVVKVTDEMKAFKAYAKLRVERMNQRHVGARQKRAAEAEKEEKK; from the exons atggTGAAGCACAACAACGTTATCCCCAATGGCCACTTCAAGAAGCACTGGCAGAACTATGTCAAGACATGGTTCAACCAGCCCGCCCGCAAGCAGAGGCGCCGCATTG CTCGCCAGAAGAAGGCTGTGAAGATCTTCCCCCGCCCAACATCTGGCCCTCTTCGACCCATTGTTCAGTGCCAAACTTTGAAGTACAACATGAAGTCGAGGGCTGGGAGAGGCTTTACCCTTGAGGAGCTGAAG GCTGCGGGCATCCCCAAGAAGTATGCTCCAACCATTGGAATTTCCGTGGACCACCGCCGCAAGAACCGCTCACTTGAGGGACTCCAGGCTAATGTCCAGAGGCTCAAGACATACAAGGCCAAGCTGGTTATCTTCCCAAGGCGTGCTCGCAAGGTCAAG GCTGGTGATTCCACTGCCGAGGAACTTGCCACTGCCACCCAGGTCCAGGGTGACTACATGCCTATTGCTCGTGGTGAGAAGCGCTCAGTTGAGGTTGTGAAGGTCACCGATGAGATGAAGGCGTTCAAGGCCTATGCTAAGCTCCGTGTTGAGAGGATGAACCAGCGCCATGTTGGTGCCCGCCAGAAGAGGGCTGCTGAGGcagagaaggaagagaagaagtgA
- the LOC127768274 gene encoding acyl-CoA-binding domain-containing protein 3: MGLQEDFEEYAEKAKTLPESTSNEDKLILYGLYKQATVGDVNTSRPGIFAQRDRAKWDAWKAVEGKSKEEAMSDYITKVKQLQEEAAALKAVFRAYLVGEMNIFECHIGRLTRCRRGFRTQMKKQIVYSPRTREMNLLNLIKPSLAHVGYCSTYG; this comes from the exons ATGGGTCTGCAG GAGGATTTTGAGGAGTACGCTGAGAAGGCGAAGACCTTGCCGGAGAGCACTAGCAACGAGGACAAGCTTATCCTCTATGGACTCTACAAGCAGGCCACCGTTGGAGATGTGAATACTT CTCGTCCTGGCATATTCGCCCAGAGGGACAGGGCGAAATGGGATGCATGGAAGGCTGTTGAAG GCAAATCAAAGGAGGAAGCAATGAGCGACTACATCACCAAGGTGAAGCAACTCCAGGAGGAGGCTGCTGCTCTCAAGGCTGTGTTTAGGGCCtatttagttggtgaaatgaatatttttgagtgtcacatcggacgtttgaccagatgtcgaaggggttttcggacacaaatgaaaaaacaaattgtATACTCACCTCGAacccgcgagatgaatcttttgaacctaattaagccgtcattagcacatgtgggttactgtagcacttatggctaa